The Chryseolinea soli nucleotide sequence TGACCTGCCCATCCTGGTGAACCAATGGGCCAACGTCGTGCGATGGGAAATGCGCACGCGCCTCTTTTTGCGCACCGCCGAGTTTCTTTGGCAGGAAGGGCACACCGCCCACGCCACCTCGAAGGAGGCCGTGGACGAAACCGTGCAAATGCTGAACGTGTATGCCGAGTTTGCGGAACGCTTTATGGCCATGCCCGTCATCAAGGGAAGAAAATCGGAAGGTGAAAGATTTCCCGGCGCCGTGGATACCTATTGCATCGAAGCGATGATGCAGGACGGCAAGGCGCTGCAAGCCGGCACATCGCACTTCCTGGGACAAAATTTTGCGAATGCGTTCGATGTGAAGTTTGCGACCAAAGAAGGCAAACTGGACCACGTTTGGGGAACTTCGTGGGGGGTGAGCACACGCCTGATGGGTGCCCTCATCATGGCCCACTCCGACGACGACGGACTGGTGCTGCCACCTAAGCTGGCGCCGATCCACGTGGTGATCGTGCCCATCTTCCGCAACGAAGAAGAATTGAGCAAGCTCACCGTGGAAGTAGATAAAATGGCCAAGTCGCTGCGCGATGCCGGCTACACCGTGAAATTCGACAACCGCGACACGCAGAAGCCGGGCTTCAAGTTTGCGGAGTGGGAGTTGAAGGGCGTGCCTGTACGCCTCGCCATCGGTCCCCGCGACCTGGAAAACGGCACAGTAGAAGTGGCCCGCCGCGACACCAAAACGAAGGAAGTGATGAAACTCTCGGACGTGGCCACCGCCATCCCGAAGTTGCTGGACGACA carries:
- the proS gene encoding proline--tRNA ligase, producing the protein MGKEIPTRSEDYSSWYNELVKKADLAEHSDVRGCMVIKPYGYSIWEKMQQALDKMFKDTGHVNAYFPLFVPKSMFEAEEKNAEGFAKECAIVTHYRLKSDPKNPGKLIVDPDAKLEEELVVRPTSEAIIWSTYKKWIQSYRDLPILVNQWANVVRWEMRTRLFLRTAEFLWQEGHTAHATSKEAVDETVQMLNVYAEFAERFMAMPVIKGRKSEGERFPGAVDTYCIEAMMQDGKALQAGTSHFLGQNFANAFDVKFATKEGKLDHVWGTSWGVSTRLMGALIMAHSDDDGLVLPPKLAPIHVVIVPIFRNEEELSKLTVEVDKMAKSLRDAGYTVKFDNRDTQKPGFKFAEWELKGVPVRLAIGPRDLENGTVEVARRDTKTKEVMKLSDVATAIPKLLDDIQENIYKKALSFRESMITRVDTYDAFKQVLDEKTGFVLAHWDGTPETEAAIKEETKATIRCIPLDAPEEAGKCIYSGKPSSRRVLFARAY